The Streptomyces spororaveus genome includes a region encoding these proteins:
- the acnA gene encoding aconitate hydratase AcnA yields MSANSFDARSTLQVGDESYEIFKLDKVEGSARLPYSLKVLLENLLRTEDGANITADHIRSLGNWDSQAQPSEEIQFTPARVIMQDFTGVPCVVDLATMREAVKALGGDPAKINPLSPAEMVIDHSVIADKFGTKDAFAQNVELEYGRNKERYQFLRWGQTAFDDFKVVPPGTGIVHQVNIEHLARTVMVRNGQAYPDTLVGTDSHTTMVNGLGVLGWGVGGIEAEAAMLGQPVSMLIPRVVGFKLTGELPTGTTATDLVLTITEMLRKHGVVGKFVEFYGEGVAATSLANRATIGNMSPEFGSTAAIFPIDDETLKYLRLTGRDAQQVALVEAYAKEQGLWLDPAAEPDFSEKLELDLSTVVPSIAGPKRPQDRIILANAAQQFAQDVRNYVEDDDEAGKESFPASDAPAATNGVPSRPTQVTLADGTSFEIDHGAVTVAAITSCTNTSNPYVMVAAALVAKKAVEKGLSRKPWVKTTLAPGSKVVTDYFDKAGLTPYLDKMGFNLVGYGCTTCIGNSGPLDEEISKAINEHDLAVTSVLSGNRNFEGRINPDVKMNYLASPPLVVAYAIAGSMKVDITKDAIGTDTEGKPVFLQDIWPSEAEVNDVVANAIGEDMFSKSYQDVFAGDAQWQALSIPTGNTFEWDPQSTYVRKPPYFEGMTMETTPVSDIAGARVLAKLGDSVTTDHISPAGAIKADTPAGKYLTEHGVERRDFNSYGSRRGNHEVMIRGTFANIRLRNQIAPGTEGGFTRDFTVEGAPVSFIYDASQNYQAAGIPLVILAGKEYGSGSSRDWAAKGTALLGVKAVIAESYERIHRSNLIGMGVLPLQFPEGATAASLGLTGEETFSFTGVEELNNGTTPRTVKVTTDTGVEFDAVVRIDTPGEADYYRNGGIMQFVLRNLIRG; encoded by the coding sequence GTGTCGGCGAACAGCTTCGACGCCCGCAGCACGCTGCAGGTGGGCGACGAGTCGTACGAGATCTTCAAGCTGGACAAGGTCGAGGGCTCCGCCCGCCTTCCCTACAGCCTGAAGGTCCTGCTGGAGAACCTGCTTCGCACCGAGGACGGCGCGAACATCACCGCCGACCACATCCGGTCGCTCGGTAACTGGGACTCGCAGGCCCAGCCCAGCGAGGAGATCCAGTTCACGCCGGCCCGCGTGATCATGCAGGACTTCACCGGCGTGCCCTGCGTCGTGGACCTCGCCACCATGCGCGAGGCCGTGAAGGCCCTCGGCGGCGACCCGGCGAAGATCAACCCGCTCTCGCCCGCCGAGATGGTCATCGACCACTCGGTCATCGCCGACAAGTTCGGCACGAAGGACGCCTTCGCGCAGAACGTCGAGCTGGAGTACGGCCGCAACAAGGAGCGCTACCAGTTCCTGCGCTGGGGCCAGACCGCCTTCGACGACTTCAAGGTCGTCCCCCCGGGCACCGGCATCGTCCACCAGGTCAACATCGAGCACCTGGCCCGCACGGTCATGGTGCGCAACGGCCAGGCGTACCCCGACACCCTCGTCGGCACCGACTCGCACACCACCATGGTCAACGGCCTGGGCGTGCTGGGCTGGGGCGTCGGCGGCATCGAGGCCGAGGCCGCGATGCTCGGCCAGCCGGTCTCCATGCTGATCCCGCGCGTCGTGGGCTTCAAGCTGACGGGCGAGCTGCCGACCGGCACCACCGCCACCGACCTCGTGCTGACCATCACCGAGATGCTGCGCAAGCACGGCGTCGTCGGCAAGTTCGTCGAGTTCTACGGTGAGGGCGTCGCCGCGACCTCCCTCGCGAACCGCGCCACCATCGGCAACATGTCGCCGGAGTTCGGCTCCACCGCCGCGATCTTCCCGATCGACGACGAGACCCTGAAGTACCTGCGCCTGACCGGCCGCGACGCCCAGCAGGTCGCGCTCGTCGAGGCGTACGCCAAGGAGCAGGGCCTGTGGCTGGACCCGGCCGCCGAGCCGGACTTCTCCGAGAAGCTGGAGCTCGACCTCTCCACGGTCGTCCCCTCCATCGCCGGCCCGAAGCGCCCGCAGGACCGCATCATCCTCGCCAACGCCGCCCAGCAGTTCGCGCAGGACGTGCGCAACTACGTCGAGGACGACGACGAGGCGGGCAAGGAGTCCTTCCCGGCCTCCGACGCCCCGGCCGCCACCAACGGCGTGCCGAGCCGCCCGACCCAGGTCACCCTGGCCGACGGCACCTCCTTCGAGATCGACCACGGCGCCGTCACCGTCGCCGCGATCACCTCCTGCACCAACACCTCGAACCCCTACGTCATGGTCGCCGCGGCGCTCGTGGCCAAGAAGGCGGTCGAGAAGGGCCTGTCCCGCAAGCCGTGGGTCAAGACCACCCTCGCCCCGGGCTCGAAGGTCGTCACCGACTACTTCGACAAGGCCGGCCTGACCCCGTACCTCGACAAGATGGGCTTCAACCTCGTCGGGTACGGCTGCACCACCTGCATCGGCAACTCCGGTCCGCTGGACGAGGAGATCTCGAAGGCGATCAACGAGCACGACCTCGCGGTCACCTCGGTCCTCTCGGGCAACCGCAACTTCGAGGGCCGCATCAACCCCGACGTCAAGATGAACTACCTGGCCTCCCCGCCGCTGGTCGTCGCTTACGCCATCGCGGGCTCCATGAAGGTGGACATCACCAAGGACGCCATCGGCACCGACACCGAGGGCAAGCCGGTCTTCCTCCAGGACATCTGGCCGTCCGAGGCCGAGGTCAACGACGTCGTGGCGAACGCCATCGGCGAGGACATGTTCAGCAAGTCCTACCAGGACGTCTTCGCGGGCGACGCCCAGTGGCAGGCGCTGTCGATCCCGACGGGCAACACCTTCGAGTGGGACCCGCAGTCGACCTACGTCCGCAAGCCCCCTTACTTCGAGGGCATGACGATGGAGACCACCCCGGTCTCCGACATCGCCGGCGCGCGCGTGCTGGCGAAGCTGGGCGACTCGGTCACCACCGACCACATCTCCCCGGCCGGTGCGATCAAGGCCGACACCCCGGCCGGCAAGTACCTCACCGAGCACGGCGTCGAGCGCCGCGACTTCAACTCGTACGGTTCCCGCCGCGGCAACCACGAGGTCATGATCCGCGGCACGTTCGCCAACATCCGCCTGCGCAACCAGATCGCGCCGGGCACCGAGGGCGGCTTCACCCGCGACTTCACGGTCGAGGGCGCGCCGGTCTCCTTCATCTACGACGCCTCGCAGAACTACCAGGCCGCCGGCATCCCGCTGGTGATCCTGGCGGGCAAGGAGTACGGCTCCGGCTCGTCCCGCGACTGGGCCGCCAAGGGCACCGCGCTGCTCGGCGTCAAGGCCGTCATCGCCGAGTCCTACGAGCGCATCCACCGCTCCAACCTGATCGGCATGGGCGTCCTGCCGCTGCAGTTCCCGGAGGGTGCCACCGCGGCCTCCCTGGGTCTGACCGGCGAGGAGACCTTCTCCTTCACCGGCGTGGAGGAGCTGAACAACGGCACCACCCCGCGCACGGTCAAGGTCACCACCGACACCGGCGTGGAGTTCGACGCGGTCGTCCGCATCGACACGCCGGGTGAGGCGGACTACTACCGCAACGGCGGCATCATGCAGTTCGTGCTCCGGAACCTCATCCGCGGCTGA
- a CDS encoding LacI family DNA-binding transcriptional regulator → MPEHPPAPGPTLADIARAAEVSTATVSHALNGTGRLGASTRRRVREVAGALGYGARRGPRTRSLGVAVTTYAGDAWDFVGIAYFSRLITAATSAAHARGYALTTLPADRGAEPLWHTLAVDGMLLLDTPAGDPVLRALRARGLPVVFDGRPPDPWPGDVWVDNDHTATTREVLDHLAASGARRIALHSGYGREFYTGAVTRAYEQWCAERGLAPLLVPFDPDDTAGHAFDPAFAGPDRPDAVYCVYDPGGRQVLAAAARHGFRIPGTPGGPGPGGLLLVCASEDPAYAATEPAVTTVTLNPERIAASAVSVLVNLIESGHAEPPGQLTVPAGLRVRASSLPPDMY, encoded by the coding sequence GTGCCAGAGCACCCACCCGCGCCGGGACCGACCCTCGCCGACATCGCGCGCGCAGCCGAGGTCTCCACCGCGACGGTCTCGCACGCGCTCAACGGCACCGGCCGCCTCGGCGCGTCCACCCGGCGCCGGGTCCGCGAGGTGGCGGGCGCGCTCGGCTACGGGGCCCGCCGCGGCCCGCGCACCCGCAGCCTCGGCGTCGCGGTGACCACGTACGCGGGGGACGCCTGGGACTTCGTGGGGATCGCCTACTTCTCCCGCCTGATCACCGCCGCGACCTCGGCCGCGCACGCGCGCGGGTACGCCCTGACCACCCTGCCCGCCGACCGGGGCGCCGAGCCGCTGTGGCACACCCTCGCCGTGGACGGGATGCTGCTCCTCGACACCCCGGCCGGCGACCCGGTGCTGCGGGCGCTGCGGGCGCGGGGTCTGCCGGTCGTCTTCGACGGGCGGCCGCCCGACCCCTGGCCGGGGGACGTGTGGGTGGACAACGACCACACCGCCACCACCCGGGAGGTGCTCGACCACCTCGCCGCGTCCGGGGCCCGGCGGATCGCGCTGCACTCGGGCTACGGCCGGGAGTTCTACACCGGGGCCGTCACCCGCGCCTACGAACAGTGGTGCGCCGAGCGCGGCCTGGCTCCGCTCCTGGTCCCGTTCGACCCGGACGACACGGCGGGGCACGCCTTCGACCCCGCCTTCGCCGGGCCGGACCGCCCCGACGCCGTGTACTGCGTGTACGACCCGGGAGGCCGGCAGGTGCTGGCCGCCGCCGCGCGCCACGGTTTCCGTATACCCGGCACACCCGGCGGCCCGGGGCCCGGCGGGCTGCTGCTGGTCTGTGCCAGCGAGGATCCGGCGTACGCCGCGACCGAACCCGCCGTGACCACCGTCACCCTGAATCCGGAACGGATCGCCGCTTCGGCGGTGTCTGTCCTGGTCAACCTGATCGAATCCGGGCATGCGGAACCGCCTGGTCAGCTGACGGTCCCGGCGGGACTGCGGGTGCGCGCCTCGTCCCTCCCCCCGGACATGTACTAG
- a CDS encoding amidohydrolase yields the protein MTSSSHLSRRGLLAAAGITGVAGAAGLLGAAPASASPAPSASSSTARGSAALVVHNASVFTGTGGRAHVEAVAVGRDGRILATGTNAALRRHVGRDTEVVDARGNTVMSGIHDGHVHPLGAGERSLSPSLEGAETTLAELQEILTGFLADTGGAGAEPDRWLVVEDWNPVGLLPTGTNPHHTMLDALPTRRPIALVGGDGHNLWANQRALDIAGITAATPDPVGGKVVKGADGRPTGVLKDDAQGLVRRHVPEPTRADLVAACAKVLELAAASGVTTMMDALVGRHELELYQALSAAGKLPQRIVPAIRLEAEQTKDPAGSLAYARGLRREFSGVRGLRFGMVKVFLDGVIEYPAQTAALLKPYLDGQGRPTGNRGELYTSAADYGRLSAAFNRAGWQMHAHGLGDRAVRTALDGYAYAKRVTGLRDARNAVAHLQLVDPADLRRFAQLGVTACMQLQWAAKDTWTMEALLPYIGPERHRWMYPARSLEKAGARLSGGSDWPVDALQVWNQLRTAIDRQGAFGAGPLYRELEGLGREAVLRMHTSGTAWQLRQEELTGTVEPGRAADLVVLDRDVTRCAVADISGTGVRMTLVGGRVVHDADSASGKAASARVAGAASGPRPASYATVHAGGRHHTCKH from the coding sequence ATGACCTCTTCTTCGCACCTTTCCCGCCGGGGACTCCTCGCGGCCGCCGGGATCACCGGGGTCGCCGGGGCGGCCGGTCTGCTGGGAGCCGCTCCGGCCTCGGCCTCCCCGGCGCCCTCGGCCTCTTCCTCCACCGCGCGCGGTTCGGCGGCCCTGGTCGTCCACAACGCCTCGGTGTTCACCGGGACCGGCGGCCGGGCGCACGTCGAGGCGGTCGCGGTCGGCCGGGACGGCAGGATCCTGGCCACGGGGACGAACGCGGCACTGCGCCGGCACGTGGGCCGGGACACCGAGGTCGTCGACGCACGCGGCAACACCGTCATGAGCGGCATCCACGACGGCCACGTCCACCCGCTCGGCGCGGGCGAGCGCTCGCTGTCCCCCTCGCTGGAGGGCGCGGAGACCACCCTGGCCGAGCTCCAGGAGATCCTGACCGGCTTCCTCGCCGACACGGGCGGCGCGGGCGCGGAGCCCGACCGCTGGCTGGTGGTCGAGGACTGGAACCCGGTCGGGCTGCTCCCCACGGGCACCAACCCGCACCACACGATGCTGGACGCGCTCCCGACCCGGCGGCCGATCGCCCTCGTCGGCGGCGACGGGCACAACCTGTGGGCCAACCAGCGGGCCCTGGACATCGCCGGGATCACGGCGGCCACGCCCGACCCGGTCGGCGGCAAGGTGGTCAAGGGCGCGGACGGGCGGCCCACGGGCGTCCTCAAGGACGACGCCCAGGGCCTGGTGCGGCGGCACGTACCGGAGCCCACCCGGGCCGACCTGGTCGCGGCCTGCGCCAAGGTGCTGGAGCTGGCGGCCGCCTCCGGCGTCACGACGATGATGGACGCACTGGTGGGACGGCACGAACTGGAGCTGTACCAGGCGCTGTCGGCGGCGGGGAAGCTGCCGCAGCGGATCGTCCCCGCGATCCGGCTGGAGGCGGAGCAGACGAAGGACCCGGCGGGCTCGCTGGCGTACGCGCGGGGCCTGCGGCGGGAGTTCTCGGGCGTGCGGGGGCTGCGGTTCGGGATGGTCAAGGTGTTCCTGGACGGGGTCATCGAGTACCCGGCGCAGACCGCCGCGCTGCTGAAGCCCTACCTCGACGGGCAGGGCAGGCCCACCGGCAACCGGGGTGAGCTGTACACCTCGGCGGCGGACTACGGGCGGCTCAGCGCCGCCTTCAACCGGGCGGGCTGGCAGATGCACGCCCACGGGCTCGGCGACCGGGCGGTACGCACCGCTCTGGACGGGTACGCGTACGCCAAGCGGGTGACGGGCCTGCGGGACGCCCGCAACGCCGTGGCGCACCTGCAGCTCGTGGACCCGGCGGACCTGCGGCGCTTCGCCCAGCTGGGGGTCACGGCGTGCATGCAGCTCCAGTGGGCGGCGAAGGACACCTGGACGATGGAGGCGCTGCTGCCCTACATCGGACCCGAGCGGCACCGGTGGATGTACCCGGCGCGGAGCCTGGAGAAGGCGGGGGCGCGGCTGTCGGGCGGCTCCGACTGGCCGGTGGACGCCCTTCAGGTGTGGAACCAGCTGCGGACGGCGATCGACCGCCAGGGCGCCTTCGGCGCGGGCCCGCTGTACCGCGAACTGGAGGGCCTCGGCCGGGAGGCGGTGCTGCGGATGCACACGTCGGGGACGGCGTGGCAGCTGCGCCAGGAGGAGCTGACGGGCACGGTGGAGCCGGGCAGGGCGGCGGACCTGGTGGTGCTGGACCGGGACGTGACGCGCTGCGCGGTGGCCGACATCAGCGGGACGGGGGTACGGATGACCCTGGTCGGCGGGCGCGTGGTGCACGACGCGGATTCGGCGTCAGGGAAGGCGGCCTCGGCGCGGGTGGCGGGCGCCGCTTCGGGCCCGCGCCCGGCCTCGTACGCGACGGTGCACGCCGGGGGGCGCCACCACACCTGCAAGCACTGA
- a CDS encoding haloalkane dehalogenase: MPTIDVLDSTMYYEDRGDARARTGGVPFVFLHGNPTSSHLWRGVLPRIGGGVRVLAPDLIGMGRSGKPGGAYRFEDHARYLDAWFDALGLDEVVLVGQDWGGALAFDRAARHPGRVRGIAFMETIVRPLTWAQYPPAARARFEAIRTPGVGEEMVLDRNIFIEDSIGQTVLRPMPEADHAVYAAPYPTRESRLPLLRWARSLPIDGAPADVHAVVEEYDAWLADSPEVPKLLLTFDGSPALMTGPETVAWCEENVSALETEYCGRAAHLCPEDRPEEIAAALNAWAARHGLAEG; encoded by the coding sequence ATGCCCACGATCGACGTACTCGACTCGACGATGTACTACGAGGACCGGGGTGACGCCCGCGCCCGGACCGGCGGTGTCCCCTTCGTGTTCCTGCACGGCAACCCGACCTCCTCCCACCTCTGGCGGGGCGTCCTGCCCCGGATCGGGGGCGGGGTCCGCGTCCTGGCCCCGGACCTCATCGGGATGGGCCGCTCCGGAAAGCCGGGCGGTGCGTACCGCTTCGAGGACCACGCCCGCTACCTGGACGCGTGGTTCGACGCCCTCGGGCTCGACGAGGTGGTGCTGGTGGGTCAGGACTGGGGCGGCGCGCTCGCCTTCGACCGCGCCGCCCGCCACCCCGGGCGGGTCCGCGGCATCGCCTTCATGGAGACGATCGTGCGGCCGCTGACCTGGGCGCAGTACCCGCCCGCCGCGCGGGCCCGGTTCGAGGCGATCCGCACCCCGGGCGTGGGGGAGGAGATGGTCCTGGACCGGAACATCTTCATCGAGGACAGCATCGGGCAGACGGTGCTGCGCCCGATGCCCGAGGCGGACCACGCCGTCTACGCGGCCCCCTACCCGACCCGCGAGAGCCGGCTGCCCCTGCTGCGCTGGGCCCGCTCGCTGCCGATCGACGGCGCTCCGGCCGATGTGCACGCCGTCGTCGAGGAGTACGACGCCTGGCTGGCCGACAGCCCGGAGGTGCCGAAGCTGCTGCTCACCTTCGACGGCTCGCCGGCCCTGATGACCGGCCCCGAGACGGTCGCCTGGTGCGAGGAGAACGTCTCGGCGCTGGAGACCGAGTACTGCGGCCGGGCCGCGCACCTCTGCCCCGAGGACCGGCCCGAGGAGATCGCCGCCGCCCTCAACGCGTGGGCCGCCCGGCACGGCCTCGCAGAGGGCTGA
- a CDS encoding MarR family winged helix-turn-helix transcriptional regulator — protein sequence MTTEENGPLVPARLRELPSRLLGQASTHAQRLVSEGLSGADARTWHYAALVALEESGPASQATLSARTGIHRSDLVAVINELAARELVERTPDPEDRRRNVVTLTPPGRRQLRKLEQILTAVQDELLAPLTAQEREQLTRLLGRIVDHHAYGDPVMRPDGR from the coding sequence ATGACCACGGAAGAGAACGGCCCCCTCGTCCCCGCACGACTGCGCGAACTGCCCAGCCGGCTGCTGGGGCAGGCCTCCACCCACGCGCAGCGGCTCGTGTCCGAGGGGCTGAGCGGGGCGGATGCCCGCACCTGGCACTACGCGGCCCTGGTCGCCCTGGAGGAGTCCGGACCGGCGAGCCAGGCCACCCTCAGCGCCCGCACCGGCATCCACCGCAGCGACCTGGTCGCCGTCATCAACGAACTCGCCGCACGCGAGCTGGTGGAGCGGACCCCCGACCCCGAGGACCGCAGGCGCAACGTCGTCACCCTCACGCCGCCCGGCCGGCGGCAACTGCGCAAACTGGAACAGATCCTCACCGCGGTCCAGGACGAACTGCTGGCCCCGCTGACCGCCCAGGAGCGGGAGCAGCTCACCCGCCTGCTGGGCCGGATCGTCGACCATCACGCGTACGGGGACCCGGTCATGAGGCCCGATGGTCGGTAA
- a CDS encoding helix-turn-helix domain-containing protein produces MADDYLVRIGKLIRDARQHRGWTQSQLADALGTSQSAVNRIERGNQNISLEMIARIGEALDSEIVSLGYAGPMHLRVVGGRRLSGAIDVKTSKNACVALLCASLLNKGRTVLRRVARIEEVYRLLEVLNSIGVRTRWINDGVDLELIPPARLDMEAMDADAARRTRSIIMFLGPLLHRTETFRLPYAGGCDLGTRTIEPHMIALRRFGLDITATEGIYHAKVVPGISPDRPIVLTERGDTVTENALLAAARHDGVTVIRNASSNYMVQDLCFFLEALGVRVDGVGTTTLTVHGVPSIDVDVDYSPSEDPVEAMSLLAAAVVTESELTIRRVPIEFMEIELAVLEEMGLDHDRSAEYTADNGRTRLVDLTVRPSKLEAPIDKIHPMPFPGLNIDNVPFFAAIAAVAQGQTLIHDWVYDNRAIYLTDLNRLGGRLQLLDPHRVLVEGPTRWRAAEMMCPPALRPAVVVLLAMMAAEGTSVLRNVYVINRGYEELAERLNSVGAQIEIFRDI; encoded by the coding sequence ATGGCAGACGACTACCTCGTACGCATCGGCAAGCTCATCCGTGACGCCCGGCAGCACCGGGGCTGGACACAGAGTCAGCTCGCCGACGCCCTCGGCACCAGCCAGAGCGCAGTGAACCGGATCGAGCGCGGCAACCAGAACATCAGCCTTGAGATGATCGCCCGAATCGGTGAAGCGCTCGACAGCGAGATCGTCTCCCTGGGCTACGCCGGCCCGATGCACCTGCGCGTGGTCGGCGGCCGCCGCCTCTCCGGCGCCATCGACGTCAAGACCAGCAAGAACGCCTGTGTCGCCCTGCTCTGCGCCTCGTTGCTCAACAAGGGCCGTACGGTGCTGCGGCGGGTGGCCCGCATCGAAGAGGTCTACCGCCTCCTGGAGGTCCTCAACTCCATCGGCGTGCGCACCCGCTGGATCAACGACGGCGTGGACCTGGAGCTGATCCCGCCGGCCCGCCTCGACATGGAGGCCATGGACGCGGACGCGGCCCGCCGGACCCGGAGCATCATCATGTTCCTGGGCCCGCTGCTGCACCGGACGGAAACCTTCCGCCTGCCCTACGCAGGTGGCTGCGACCTCGGCACCCGCACCATCGAGCCGCACATGATCGCCCTGCGCCGCTTCGGCCTGGACATCACCGCGACCGAGGGCATCTACCACGCGAAGGTCGTACCGGGGATCTCCCCGGACCGCCCGATCGTGCTGACCGAGCGCGGGGACACGGTCACCGAGAACGCGCTGCTGGCCGCGGCCCGGCACGACGGCGTGACCGTCATCCGCAACGCCTCCTCCAACTACATGGTCCAGGACCTGTGCTTCTTCCTGGAGGCCCTGGGCGTCCGGGTCGACGGCGTCGGCACCACCACGCTCACCGTCCACGGCGTCCCGAGCATCGACGTGGACGTGGACTACTCCCCCTCCGAGGACCCGGTCGAGGCGATGAGCCTGCTCGCCGCCGCGGTCGTCACGGAGTCGGAGCTCACCATCCGCCGGGTGCCGATCGAGTTCATGGAGATCGAGCTCGCGGTCCTGGAGGAGATGGGCCTGGACCACGACCGCTCGGCGGAGTACACCGCCGACAACGGCCGCACCCGCCTGGTCGACCTCACGGTCCGCCCCTCGAAGCTCGAAGCCCCGATCGACAAGATCCACCCCATGCCGTTCCCCGGGCTGAACATCGACAACGTCCCCTTCTTCGCCGCCATCGCCGCCGTGGCCCAGGGCCAGACCCTGATCCACGACTGGGTGTACGACAACCGGGCCATCTACCTGACGGACCTGAACCGCCTCGGCGGCCGCCTCCAGCTCCTCGACCCCCACCGCGTCCTGGTCGAGGGCCCCACGCGCTGGCGCGCGGCGGAAATGATGTGCCCGCCGGCCCTGCGCCCGGCGGTGGTCGTCCTCCTGGCGATGATGGCCGCCGAGGGCACCTCGGTCCTGCGCAACGTCTACGTGATCAACCGCGGCTACGAGGAACTGGCCGAGCGCCTCAACTCGGTGGGCGCGCAGATCGAGATCTTCCGCGACATCTAG
- a CDS encoding DUF6087 family protein encodes MEGEGASVLRPAVAMEAVALGAGRRRAAHVDPDAPRPILEGDGYAWQPVTAVENHAAALRFLHPPLPAPPSRPVPPGGPTAPGTGRHRRT; translated from the coding sequence ATGGAGGGTGAGGGGGCCTCAGTCCTGCGGCCCGCGGTGGCGATGGAGGCCGTCGCGCTCGGCGCCGGCCGTCGGCGAGCCGCGCACGTCGACCCGGACGCCCCGCGGCCGATCCTCGAAGGGGACGGCTACGCCTGGCAGCCCGTGACCGCCGTCGAGAACCACGCCGCCGCCCTGCGGTTCCTCCACCCGCCCCTTCCGGCCCCTCCCTCGCGACCGGTACCGCCGGGCGGCCCGACGGCCCCGGGCACCGGCCGCCACCGCCGAACCTGA
- a CDS encoding PASTA domain-containing protein: MTYPPPYPYPPAPAPDRRRWWQHPALIIPLLVILPPVGIVLVWTSRWKSAPKILSTIVAGAWMIAPFLGDPPEKTGADAKPKAAAVAPAAPSASPAPSPSGPPDFVGKNLKDAQSAAQTAGFHSISHDAGPGDSGQWSDGNWKVCFQVLADKPVGKQPTIDFAVTRNEWPCPAKDGDPIPYPKMPKVVGQDYAKAQETLKPLGLQKIEPQSAYTDVTLPGDPASWTVCFQEPEEGKEVQYPKTTTAYLSLTAPGTDCPAAKYTKLHPDPTRPPVGDDDDNDGSGGSSSTGGSSGSGGSGGSAGTITPGAFCSNSGSTGVSQKGVVYTCRDRHWRR; the protein is encoded by the coding sequence GTGACCTACCCGCCTCCGTACCCTTACCCGCCCGCGCCCGCCCCGGACCGGCGGCGCTGGTGGCAGCACCCGGCGCTGATCATCCCGCTCCTGGTCATCCTGCCGCCCGTCGGCATCGTCCTCGTCTGGACGAGCCGCTGGAAGAGCGCTCCGAAGATCCTCAGCACCATCGTGGCCGGGGCCTGGATGATCGCCCCGTTCCTGGGTGACCCGCCGGAGAAGACCGGGGCCGACGCCAAGCCGAAGGCCGCGGCCGTCGCACCGGCCGCCCCGTCGGCGTCGCCGGCGCCCAGCCCCTCCGGGCCCCCCGACTTCGTCGGGAAGAACCTCAAGGACGCCCAGAGCGCGGCACAGACAGCCGGGTTCCACTCGATTTCGCACGACGCGGGCCCCGGTGACTCCGGGCAGTGGTCCGACGGCAACTGGAAGGTCTGCTTCCAAGTCCTCGCGGACAAGCCGGTCGGCAAGCAGCCCACGATCGACTTCGCCGTGACCCGGAACGAGTGGCCGTGCCCGGCCAAGGACGGCGACCCGATCCCGTATCCCAAGATGCCGAAGGTCGTCGGCCAGGACTACGCGAAGGCGCAGGAGACCCTGAAGCCCCTCGGGCTCCAGAAGATCGAACCGCAGAGCGCCTACACCGACGTCACCCTCCCGGGAGACCCGGCCAGTTGGACCGTCTGCTTCCAGGAACCGGAAGAGGGCAAGGAGGTCCAGTACCCGAAGACCACGACGGCGTACCTGTCCCTGACCGCCCCGGGCACCGACTGCCCGGCCGCCAAGTACACCAAGCTGCACCCCGACCCGACCCGGCCGCCGGTCGGCGACGATGACGACAACGACGGCTCCGGGGGCTCGTCCTCCACCGGCGGCTCCTCCGGCAGCGGCGGCAGCGGCGGCAGCGCAGGCACCATCACTCCCGGCGCCTTCTGCTCGAACTCGGGGTCGACGGGCGTCAGCCAGAAGGGCGTCGTCTACACCTGCCGGGACAGGCACTGGCGCCGCTGA